A window of the Megalopta genalis isolate 19385.01 chromosome 2, iyMegGena1_principal, whole genome shotgun sequence genome harbors these coding sequences:
- the NFRKB gene encoding nuclear factor related to kappaB binding protein gives MEVDECSAGGDSGAEEDEEDGSSHGSRSNSSSSSISGSSTSSDSGDESGEEHGSSGSESHSSGDDEEDENDNTEYSVKAESPDTLKWETCIVANTKVKLPQDLCEHTVIFKEFLDYPYIWNECLTENQRETLCNLLPTFPKDCDVELETEKTLRMLFDNENQRFGVAPLEAFHSHLSAGHYRPDIRRMCSLVRKAQQRRLLFEERKRSYELASQLLKSRESLLSNAYKQGFCQPAQRTMSKIHWRKPKPAMVEEKTQLRYLEELNALRTELGAIAKLAADTTSENEENYPYYQLFGAKQKKKRRSLMGAQGLSIRGLQMNHDDETIRPVFSTLQRAEFPMNRSFFIREQTEEIYREMLLEHKKRRARRDIHPELNTQGIALADLTQRAQIGQKHKLSLGPSMRMTPAKKRIKLEQSSLCPPAPRLINSNSIKHESDNSDYSHTTDDNRHSSVLDMEHRMLTPIKSEPVDAYEVHQMSKKKMSPPTSKGSKSSIMSTPEIKKEVEDMEYEDIKTELSSGMNEEMPTEMEEDEENDKKELDLDSIDMMQIPIQLDDGIDILDDVKCEDEGVMSISGKELNVPTSDEAIDINSGAELMQETHACFFSLLRDAFTSKGEFRMSGIEMKDAVTLWQGNPISPLNDWYSMASSWTALVPLALGFLAGEYIYSQDVSDRQEREPELVPYLENKGNGVYAWIGAGRDSDSRLSDLCAKFLMHKDSLGPPTSTAATCSVVTVKQQPQVAQLNCNHINNNSGNGNTTVNVRANSPAIESINVDGGSINTVAEWEPPRALWPTEWKVRSSTADEREEFRRQERMRYAAPHKAFTYRMHGYASVVGPVKGIYQHNVASGLTKARGHSLLVADRPNFVTILALVRDATARLPNGEGTRADICQLLKDSQYIREQTDSDDKEGYLHSVVSGALDRLHYETDPCVRYYPRRKEWLYLHRARSESEFEMYHQQLQGVAKNKKNVGSMSRNKALPLVMKPTNINKEQSPSNSKESTPKKERKTTASAQPVISRKEQKKIEEKTANEHCVSTEQSIVTNVTTTTTPVISAVSASVPVTSLPSSSASISTVTVEKEIATNEVKPLITTTAPAKKVANIGGKPVAVVKTSAQSLLQSNQQHFPHHQIQVSTSAGLQTIRLSGHSVLHSAQSVAASSTSSNSTNVNTNLTTIFPPAKVQNQQQQQQQPQQQQQSQTIVANQGGKSILQTANIKQQQSQQQHVLPGKTLLASQIKLVSSGQIKSLLTGHGLQGQTIFIKQSSPSGNQPQQLQQQQLKQQQQQQQQPQIQQRVVTSQQQSLQTSGMQRIIAQIGGKPIAVQIQQSPHQQQQQQQQKILAKVLTSSGGGQLISVESLLAQKGLKLATTASHANQLNRQGKQVMTQYQVVSQAQTSSGQSKIIVSTQQSQPQQGQTVRMVTAQLAGKPIVLASGNKNVGVGVSSSGSVVLGKQQSSQQQTQQQPIILPSQLLNIKTLHGLKVIPTPAGLKTTGAAVYARVIAPTTITSTQSTGNQQQQTIQAQQQPRNSPYNTP, from the exons ATGGAG GTTGATGAATGTTCAGCTGGGGGAGACAGTGGAGCAGAAGAAGATGAAGAGGATGGATCTTCTCATGGATCCAGGAGCAATAGCAGTAGCAGTAGCATCAGTGGAAGTAGCACGTCCAGTGACAGTGGTGATGAAAGTGGAGAAGAGCATGGTTCTAGTGGTAGCGAAAGCCATAGTTCTGGGGACGATGAGGAAGATGAAAATGACAATACAGAATACTCTGTTAAAGCAGAGAGTCCAGATACATTG AAGTGGGAGACTTGCATTGTTGCAAATACCAAAGTAAAACTACCACAAGATCTCTGTGAACACACTGTAATTTTTAAAGAGTTTTTGGATTATCCTTATATATGGAATGAATGCCTAACCGAGAATCAGAGAGAGACTCTCTGTAACCTGTTACCTACGTTCCCAAAGGATTGTGATGTAGAATTAGAAACAGAGAAGACTTTGCGCATGTTGTTTGATAATGAGAATCAAAG ATTCGGCGTGGCACCGTTAGAAGCGTTCCACAGTCATTTGTCTGCCGGACATTACCGACCAGACATCAGAAGAATGTGCAGCTTGGTCCGCAAAGCGCAACAGAGAAGATTGTTATTCGAAGAACGGAAACGGTCGTACGAACTAGCGAGCCAGCTGTTAAAATCTAGGGAGAGTTTACTGTCGAACGCGTACAAGCAAGGCTTTTGTCAGCCGGCGCAGAGGACAATGTCGAAGATCCACTGGAGGAAGCCGAAGCCTGCAATGG TTGAAGAGAAGACACAACTGCGCTATTTGGAGGAACTGAATGCGCTGAGGACCGAGCTCGGAGCGATTGCGAAGCTAGCGGCTGACACCACGTCTGAGAATGAGGAGAATTATCCGTACTATCAGCTCTTCGGGGcaaagcagaagaagaagaggcgATCCCTCATGGGCGCACAAGGCCTGTCCATCAGAGGCCTACAAATGAATCATGATGACGAGACAATCCGACCTGTGTTCTCCACGCTGCAACGGGCCGAGTTCCCAATGAACAGGTCGTTCTTCATTCGGGAACAGACTGAGGAAATTTACCGTGAGATGCTGCTCGAGCACAAGAAGCGTCGGGCACGCCGCGAC ATTCACCCTGAGCTGAACACTCAGGGTATCGCACTGGCAGACCTAACTCAGAGAGCACAAATTGGCCAGAAGCACAAATTGTCCCTCGGACCATCAATGCGAATGACACCCGCAAAGAAACGAATCAAATTGGAACAATCTTCGCTTTGTCCACCCGCGCCAAGATTAATTAACTCGAACTCCATAAAACATGAGAGCGACAATAGCGATTATTCTCACACGACTGACGATAATAGGCATTCCAGTGTATTGGATATGGAACACAGAATGTTGACACCGATTAAATCGGAGCCTGTGGATGCGTACGAAGTGCATCAGATGTCGAAAAAGAAAAT GAGTCCACCTACATCGAAAGGCAGCAAGTCATCCATAATGTCGACGCCAGAAATTAAGAAAGAAGTTGAGGACATGGAATACGAGGATATTAAAACGGAGCTGAGTAGTGGAATGAATGAGGAGATGCCCACCGAGATGGAGGAAGACGAAGAGAATGATAAGAAGGAGCTTGATTTAGACAGTATCGATATGATGCAGATACCTATCCAACTCGACGATGGAATTGACATATTAGACGATGTGAA ATGCGAAGACGAAGGTGTTATGTCGATATCAGGCAAGGAATTGAATGTTCCGACGAGCGATGAAGCTATAGATATCAACAGCGGAGCAGAATTGATGCAGGAAACACATGCTTGTTTCTTCTCGCTTCTGAGGGACGCTTTCACTTCGAAGGGCGAGTTTAGAATGAGCGGCATCGAGATGAAAGATGCTGTCACTCTGTGGCAAGGAAATCCTATTTCACCGTTGAACGACTG GTACTCTATGGCGTCATCTTGGACTGCACTGGTTCCATTAGCCTTGGGCTTTCTCGCAGGAGAGTATATTTACTCTCAAGATGTGAGCGACCGTCAGGAACGCGAACCAGAGCTTGTACCCTACCTAGAAAACAAAGGAAACGGAGTTTACGCGTGGATTGGTGCTGGCCGAGATTCAGACTCACGGTTATCGGATCTGTGTGCGAAATTTTTAATGCACAA GGATTCATTGGGTCCGCCAACGTCTACTGCTGCTACTTGCTCCGTGGTAACCGTGAAGCAACAACCCCAAGTAGCTCAGCTTAATTGCAATCATATTAACAATAATTCCGGCAACGGAAATACTACAGTAAACGTTAGAGCTAATAGTCCTGCAATAGAGTCGATCAACGTTGATGGGGGATCCATCAACACAGTGGCTGAATGGGAACCACCGCGGGCCTTGTGGCCCACCGAATGGAAAGTTCGATCTTCCACCGCGGACGAACGTGAAGAATTCAGGAGACAAGAGCGTATGCGCTACGCTGCCCCACATAAAGCATTCACATATAGGATGCACGGGTATGCATCCGTCGTAGGTCCTGTCAAAGGCATTTATCAGCATAATGTCG CTTCAGGATTGACTAAGGCTCGCGGACACTCGTTACTGGTAGCTGACCGTCCAAACTTCGTGACGATTCTAGCACTGGTCAGAGACGCCACTGCTAGATTGCCTAACGGCGAAGGAACTCGAGCCGATATTTGTCAGCTACTGAAGGATTCACAGTATATCAGAGAACAAACAGACAGCGACGACAAGGAAGGATATTTGCACTCAGTCGTGTCCGGTGCCTTGGACAGATTGCACTATGAAACGGACCCTTGCGTGCGATACTATCCGCGACGCAAGGAATGGCTGTATCTTCATCGAGCACGTTCAGAATCTGAATTTG AAATGTACCATCAACAATTGCAAGGAGTTGCAAAGAATAAGAAGAACGTGGGCAGCATGTCCCGGAACAAAGCTCTGCCTCTAGTAATGAAGCCTACCAACATCAACAAAGAGCAATCTCCGAGCAACAGCAAAGAGTCTACGcccaagaaagaaagaaaaactacAGCTAGTGCGCAACCAGTTATTTCCAG GAAGGAGCAAAAGAAGATCGAGGAGAAGACGGCCAACGAACATTGCGTTTCCACCGAGCAGTCCATTGTTACAAACGTGACGACGACAACAACTCCTGTAATTAGTGCCGTAAGCGCTTCTGTCCCTGTCACGTCTCTTCCCAGTTCTTCTGCCTCGATCAGTACCGTTACCGTTGAAAAGGAAATTGCAACGAATGAAGTGAAACCGCTGATCACTACGACAGCTCCAGCTAAGAAGGTGGCCAACATCGGAGGGAAACCGGTTGCTGTGGTCAAGACCAGCGCACAAAGTTTGCTGCAGTCTAACCAGCAACACTTTCCTCATCATCAGATCCAAGTGTCCACTTCCGCTGGTCTGCAAACTATCAGACTGTCGGGACACTCTGTGCTGCACTCCGCTCAGTCCGTTGCTGCGAGTAGCACCTCCAGCAATTCCACCAACGTAAACACAAACTTGACTACTATATTCCCTCCTGCCAAGGTGCAGAaccagcagcaacagcaacaacagccgcagcagcaacagcaatcgCAGACTATCGTGGCGAACCAAGGAGGAAAGAGCATTTTGCAGACTGCGAATATAAAGCAGCAACAATCTCAGCAGCAGCACGTTCTACCCGGAAAGACTTTGCTAGCTTCTCAGATCAAATTAGTTAGTTCAGGACAGATTAAGTCACTACTCACAGGTCACGGTCTCCAAGGTCAGACGATATTTATCAAACAATCATCACCGTCTGGAAATCAACCGCAGCAACTGCAACAGCAGCAGTTGAAG caacaacagcaacagcagcagcaaccgcAGATTCAGCAACGGGTTGTAACCAGTCAGCAACAATCACTGCAAACGTCCGGTATGCAGCGTATAATTGCTCAGATTGGCGGGAAACCAATCGCTGTACAGATCCAACAATCACCGcatcagcaacagcaacaacaacagcaaaagaTATTGGCCAAAGTCCTAACAAGTTCAGGAGGCGGTCAATTAATATCCGTGGAGAGCCTTCTTGCCCAAAAGGGGCTAAAGCTGGCAACAACTGCCAGTCATGCGAATCAGCTTAACAGACAGGGGAAGCAAGTCATGACTCAATATCAG GTTGTATCGCAGGCGCAAACGTCGTCGGGGCAATCGAAAATCATTGTAAGCACTCAACAGTCCCAGCCACAACAAGGCCAGACAGTGCGAATGGTCACAGCCCAGTTGGCTGGCAAACCAATCGTCTTAGCCAGTGGCAATAAAAATGTCGGAGTCGGTGTAAGCAGCAGCGGAAGCGTGGTGCTCGGCAAGCAGCAATCGTCACAGCAGCAAACGCAGCAACAACCGATCATCCTGCCGAGTCAACTGCTCAATATCAAGACCTTGCACGGCTTGAAGGTCATACCAACGCCAGCAGGCCTGAAAACCACTGGCGCTGCGGTTTACGCGCGAGTGATAGCGCCGACGACGATAACCTCGACCCAATCGACGGGAAACCAACAGCAACAAACGATACAAGCACAACAGCAGCCAAGGAACAGTCCTTACAACACACCCTGA
- the LOC117225438 gene encoding RCC1 and BTB domain-containing protein 1 isoform X3 encodes MVYLIDKNDYNKDGFISEQCKLEKKMNYVFCNEMIEDIACGETHFLVVTFSGKVYETIINDSAFESVTEDAINLNNRIVSISCGSECSAAVTDDGMIHIWIDDSDITTFTELTTINKIVCGYLHFMALSNEGDVYTWGSNIYGQLGNGTYVDSSKPERVEQIRNVVDIATSSNHDISIAMGEGNLIFIWGSCLGQNINVPTPTTLSSIHDAFACYASPRIMHQPLVNNCNFNLLDSLRDAFNNEDTSDLTIKLHGKSVHVHKSILILRCQHFRKKFLEDPVYNSTRQCMSIDNEMFSYDVYKAFLEYLYTDKINLPPEDTFELLQLADYYSMNQLKKYCKQSIYKNIKVKNVLNVYNLAIKYHAKDLEDYCFKFALRNMTAVIGTPNFVELDGSIAKYFMIKTAETNGFRT; translated from the exons ATG GTATATCTAATTGATAAGAACGACTACAACAAGGATGGATTTATTTCTGAGCAATGCAAACTGGAAAAAAAGATGAATTATGTATTTTGCAATGAAATGATAGAGGATATAGCCTGTGGAGAAACTCATTTTTTAGTAGTAACATTTTCTGGAAAG GTTTATGAAACAATAATTAAtgattctgcatttgaatctgtaacTGAGGATGCTATTAACTTAAATAATAGAATAGTTTCTATTAGTTGTGGAAGTGAATGTAGTGCAGCAGTCACAGACGATGGAATGATTCATATTTGGATTGATGATTCTGACATAACCACATTTACGGAACTTACTACAATAA ATAAAATAGTTTGTGGTTATTTGCATTTTATGGCATTAAGTAATGAAGGTGATGTTTATACTTGGGGTTCAAACATTTATGGACAGTTGGGTAATGGCACATATGTAGACAGCAGTAAGCCAGAGAGG GTAGAACAAATAAGAAACGTGGTGGATATAGCAACTTCCAGTAACCATGACATAAGTATAGCAATGGGAGAAGgcaatcttatttttatatggGGTTCTTGTTTAGGACAGAATATCAATGTGCCAACTCCTACAACTTTGAGCTCCATCCATGATGCTTTTGCATGCTATGCCTCACCAAGAATTATGCATCAGCCACTTGTTAATAACTGCAATTTTAATCTGCTCGATTCTCTAAGAGACGCATTTAACAATGAA GATACTAGTGACCTTACTATTAAATTACATGGAAAATCTGTACATGTACATAAATCTATATTGATACTTCGTTGTCAGCACTTTAGAAAAAAATTTCTAGAAGATCCTGTGTACAATTCTACGAGACAATGCATGTCTAT tGATAATGAGATGTTCTCATACGACGTGTACAAAGCTTTCCTGGAATATTTGTATACTGACAAAATTAATCTGCCTCCAGAAGATACTTttg AACTGTTACAATTGGCTGATTATTATTCCATGAATCAATTAAAGAAATATTGTAAACAATcaatatataagaatattaaaGTGAAAAATGTACTGAATGTGTACAACTTAGCTATTAAATACCATGCTAAG GACTTGGAAgattattgttttaaatttgCTTTAAGAAACATGACAGCAGTGATAGGAACCCCAAATTTCGTCGAATTAGATGGATCCATAGCCAAATACTTTATGATAAAAACTgctgaaacaaatggatttcgAACGTaa
- the LOC117225437 gene encoding transcription initiation factor TFIID subunit 6 — protein sequence MDCDDQNTLKMSESESVYGTTLSQESIKVIAESIGVGNFPDEAAKDLAEDVSYRLKEIIQDAAKFMRHGKRQRMTTHDIDCALKIKNIEPTYGFFAKDHVPFRFASGGGRELHFVEEKEIDLNEVISMSGGQSWPKLPLEITLRSHWLCIDGVQPTIPENPPPVSKDVQKLESVDPTSKLSNKNQNIGVGKPGGGGKSQKLRNVETVHVKQLATHELSVEQQLYYKEITEACVGSDEARRAEALQSLSADPGLHEMLARMCTFIAEGVRVNVVQNHLALLIYLMRMVKALLDNPSLYLEKYLHELIPSIATCIVSRQLCMRPDVDNHWALRDFASRLMAQICKNFNTSTNNVQTRVTRMFGQALAKNNQTPLASLYGAIEGLCELGPEVIKALVIPKIKSISERIESCIEGSGLSSVDKNGAGHIKTLLVKSVAPVLKTIRSPPDYVEDYKQDYGYIGPALCAAVVKARTQPTTLATTASTTTALTTSQQGPTCTGKTIMQAVTSSSPGQQTGRTIMLGTSRTPSGTTTGGGQKFVILQSRSQTPTATCTIQPPQQQQQQPSQTQQQSQQQQVIISQTNVVQQKAHIQSGGTKLVVVCMSNSSHTSTTTMSQGNLASKTQNVFVTQQGIECSLGQEEEKNTFQ from the exons ATGGACTGCGATGACCAGAATACTCTGAAAATGAGCGAAAGTGAATCTGTTTATGGGACTACATTGTCCCAAGAATCAATAAAGGTAATCGCAGAGAGCATAGGTGTTGGAAACTTTCCTGACGAAGCTGCCAAAGATCTTGCTGAAGATGTAAGCTATAGACTTAAGGAAATCATTCAG GATGCAGCCAAATTTATGAGACATGGTAAACGTCAACGTATGACTACTCACGACATAGATTGTGCTCTAAAAATTAAGAATATTGAACCAACATATGGATTTTTTGCCAAGGATCATGTACCTTTCCGGTTTGCTTCTGGTGGTGGTAGAGAATTACATTTCgtggaagaaaaagaaattgattTGAATGAAGTTATATCAATGTCAGGTGGGCAATCATGGCCAAAATTGCCATTAGAGATTACACTGCGTAGTCATTGGCTCTGTATAGATGGTGTTCAGCCCACAATACCAGAAAATCCACCTCCAGTCTCTAAAG ACGTACAAAAATTGGAAAGCGTCGATCCAACAAGTAAACTCTCAAATAAGAACCAAAATATTGGTGTTGGGAAACCAGGAGGTGGAGGCAAGAGTCAGAAATTACGTAATGTGGAAACTGTTCACGTTAAACAATTAGCTACGCACGAATTGAGCGTCGAGCAACAATTGTATTATAAAGAAATTACCGAAGCCTGCGTCGGATCGGATGAAGCGCGCAGAGCAGAAGCGTTACAATCTCTTTCCGCTGATCCTGGTTTACATGAAATGCTGGCACGCATGTGTACCTTTATTGCTGAAGGAGTTCGTGTGAATGTTGTACAAAATCATCTTGCACTTCTAATTTATCTAATGCGAATGGTTAAAGCTCTTTTGGACAATCCGAGCCTTTATTTAGAGAAATAT TTACATGAATTGATACCGTCTATCGCTACTTGCATAGTATCGCGGCAATTATGTATGAGACCGGATGTCGACAATCACTGGGCACTGCGCGATTTTGCTTCGCGTCTTATGGCTCAAATATGTAAAAATTTTAATACGTCCACGAATAATGTACAGACACGTGTGACCAGAATGTTCGGTCAAGCATTGGCCAAGAATAATCAG ACCCCACTAGCATCACTTTATGGGGCGATCGAGGGATTATGCGAGTTGGGTCCGGAAGTGATAAAAGCGTTGGTTATTCCGAAGATTAAGTCCATTTCTGAGCGTATAGAATCGTGTATCGAGGGGTCGGGTTTGTCAAGCGTGGATAAAAACGGAGCGGGTCACATTAAAACTCTACTTGTG AAATCTGTCGCTCCTGTTTTAAAAACTATACGGTCCCCGCCTGATTATGTAGAAGATTACAAACAAGATTATGGTTACATAGGACCAGCATTATGCGCAGCAGTTGTGAAGGCTCGCACCCAACCGACGACGTTGGCAACAACTGCGTCTACAACAACAGCTTTGACAACAAGTCAACAAGGTCCAACTTGTACAGGAAAGACCATCATGCAAGCTG TGACGAGTTCTAGTCCTGGTCAACAAACTGGACGTACAATAATGCTGGGCACAAGTAGAACCCCTAGTGGTACTACCACAGGAGGTGgacaaaaatttgtaattttgcaATCGCGATCACAAACACCGACCGCAACTTGTACCATACAACCAccacaacaacagcaacaacaaccgTCTCAAACGCAACAGCAATCACAGCAGCAACAAGTTATAATTTCTCAGACAAATGTCGTTCAACAGAAGGCCCACATACAGAGTGGTGGTACTAAATTAGTGGTCGTATGTATGTCGAATAGCAGTCATACTTCTACAACTACGATGTCGCAG GGAAATCTGGCGTCGAAGACACAGAACGTTTTTGTCACGCAACAAGGCATCGAGTGTTCATTAGGTCAAGAGGAAGAAAAGAACACTTTTCAATGA
- the LOC117225438 gene encoding RCC1 and BTB domain-containing protein 1 isoform X1, with product MADLMKWPVFNLLEPEFIQQIRLVLIYDEKVCNPLIVTNHHNIFTLSYNSGNFIPQQIKAEHSLLIKTVAYMKGPYIFILTFTGEVYLIDKNDYNKDGFISEQCKLEKKMNYVFCNEMIEDIACGETHFLVVTFSGKVYETIINDSAFESVTEDAINLNNRIVSISCGSECSAAVTDDGMIHIWIDDSDITTFTELTTINKIVCGYLHFMALSNEGDVYTWGSNIYGQLGNGTYVDSSKPERVEQIRNVVDIATSSNHDISIAMGEGNLIFIWGSCLGQNINVPTPTTLSSIHDAFACYASPRIMHQPLVNNCNFNLLDSLRDAFNNEDTSDLTIKLHGKSVHVHKSILILRCQHFRKKFLEDPVYNSTRQCMSIDNEMFSYDVYKAFLEYLYTDKINLPPEDTFELLQLADYYSMNQLKKYCKQSIYKNIKVKNVLNVYNLAIKYHAKDLEDYCFKFALRNMTAVIGTPNFVELDGSIAKYFMIKTAETNGFRT from the exons ATGGCAGATTTAATGAAATGGCCAGTTTTTAATTTGCTAGAACCAGAATTTATACAACAGATCCGACTGGTTCTCATATATG ATGAAAAAGTTTGCAACCCTTTAATCGTAACAAACCATCACAACATATTTACACTTTCTTATAATTCTGGAAATTTCATACCACAACAAATTAAAGCAGAACACAGCTTACTTATTAAAACCGTAGCATATATGAAGGGaccatatatttttatactcaCATTTACAGGAGAG GTATATCTAATTGATAAGAACGACTACAACAAGGATGGATTTATTTCTGAGCAATGCAAACTGGAAAAAAAGATGAATTATGTATTTTGCAATGAAATGATAGAGGATATAGCCTGTGGAGAAACTCATTTTTTAGTAGTAACATTTTCTGGAAAG GTTTATGAAACAATAATTAAtgattctgcatttgaatctgtaacTGAGGATGCTATTAACTTAAATAATAGAATAGTTTCTATTAGTTGTGGAAGTGAATGTAGTGCAGCAGTCACAGACGATGGAATGATTCATATTTGGATTGATGATTCTGACATAACCACATTTACGGAACTTACTACAATAA ATAAAATAGTTTGTGGTTATTTGCATTTTATGGCATTAAGTAATGAAGGTGATGTTTATACTTGGGGTTCAAACATTTATGGACAGTTGGGTAATGGCACATATGTAGACAGCAGTAAGCCAGAGAGG GTAGAACAAATAAGAAACGTGGTGGATATAGCAACTTCCAGTAACCATGACATAAGTATAGCAATGGGAGAAGgcaatcttatttttatatggGGTTCTTGTTTAGGACAGAATATCAATGTGCCAACTCCTACAACTTTGAGCTCCATCCATGATGCTTTTGCATGCTATGCCTCACCAAGAATTATGCATCAGCCACTTGTTAATAACTGCAATTTTAATCTGCTCGATTCTCTAAGAGACGCATTTAACAATGAA GATACTAGTGACCTTACTATTAAATTACATGGAAAATCTGTACATGTACATAAATCTATATTGATACTTCGTTGTCAGCACTTTAGAAAAAAATTTCTAGAAGATCCTGTGTACAATTCTACGAGACAATGCATGTCTAT tGATAATGAGATGTTCTCATACGACGTGTACAAAGCTTTCCTGGAATATTTGTATACTGACAAAATTAATCTGCCTCCAGAAGATACTTttg AACTGTTACAATTGGCTGATTATTATTCCATGAATCAATTAAAGAAATATTGTAAACAATcaatatataagaatattaaaGTGAAAAATGTACTGAATGTGTACAACTTAGCTATTAAATACCATGCTAAG GACTTGGAAgattattgttttaaatttgCTTTAAGAAACATGACAGCAGTGATAGGAACCCCAAATTTCGTCGAATTAGATGGATCCATAGCCAAATACTTTATGATAAAAACTgctgaaacaaatggatttcgAACGTaa